Proteins co-encoded in one Bremerella sp. TYQ1 genomic window:
- a CDS encoding DotU family type IV/VI secretion system protein — MTPKFAKAVDPIFLCVLDLLDRIERDGNSLDPGQERIRVKKRIDTAENILGQTAEWELAKYALVGWIDQMLITAPWNGANWWQNNDLEFECFHSGKAFEHFFVAAKEAQSLPNKDALEVYYICVVLGFRGLYGHPHSLQYTQHYGLPADLDTWAKQTASALQLAIGRSPIMDRPEPGEGAPPLTGYSKLINMSLFAVIMMAICVGYFLMFGIK, encoded by the coding sequence ATGACTCCCAAATTTGCCAAAGCGGTCGATCCTATCTTCCTCTGCGTGCTCGATTTGTTGGATCGGATCGAACGGGACGGTAACTCGTTGGACCCCGGCCAAGAGCGGATTCGCGTGAAGAAGCGGATCGACACCGCGGAAAACATATTAGGGCAAACGGCCGAATGGGAACTTGCCAAATACGCACTGGTCGGTTGGATCGATCAGATGCTGATCACCGCTCCCTGGAACGGCGCCAACTGGTGGCAGAATAACGACCTCGAGTTCGAGTGCTTCCACAGCGGTAAAGCATTCGAGCATTTCTTTGTGGCGGCGAAAGAAGCTCAAAGCTTGCCGAACAAAGATGCGTTGGAAGTTTATTACATCTGCGTGGTGCTGGGCTTCCGCGGCTTGTATGGGCATCCGCACTCGTTGCAATACACCCAGCACTACGGCTTACCAGCCGACTTGGATACGTGGGCCAAGCAAACCGCCTCGGCACTTCAGTTGGCCATCGGACGTAGCCCCATCATGGATCGTCCCGAGCCTGGCGAAGGGGCCCCACCTCTGACCGGCTACAGCAAGCTGATCAACATGTCGCTGTTCGCGGTGATCATGATGGCGATCTGCGTCGGTTACTTTTTGATGTTCGGAATTAAGTAA
- the tssK gene encoding type VI secretion system baseplate subunit TssK has translation MKNPPIHWSEGMFLRPHHFQAQDRHWYEFFENSIRDLIPYAYGIRSIEISDQAIANFQVEVSHCEARMRDGSIISIGGNDQMDRVDIRQGLKGLQDLKEVFLENEIIRVYLAVPRIKQGHENTARDAHEPNTRYYEFSREDEEENRGGNPQEVSYRELNIRILLSTDDLSGFELLPICQIIRNESDGTPRIDPNYCPPCLSVDAWTPLGTGIVRRVFDLIGERIERFRNDILNQNITWDPREIGDLEKMMRLRTLNEAYGELRVLAFSDGIHPLKVYTALCRIIGQLAIFDDKERRIESIPKYDHENLADIFQWAYKEIRRLSEGRIDASYEHRFFLGSGQSMHVQLDPKWFDPSWEWYIGFEGVSISKEDTYQLVTQGFHWVFGSGEQVETLFRNNMPGVRLRPVAQPPRVLPQGGNWVYFQVQRQGPPWDEVQRTQTMGWRFQEEYIHDVKELQGKKRLVLNIRNQLIALHVAVFALRHGDQKR, from the coding sequence ATGAAGAACCCACCCATCCATTGGTCGGAAGGGATGTTTCTTCGCCCCCATCATTTCCAAGCACAGGACCGCCACTGGTACGAGTTCTTCGAAAACTCCATCCGTGACCTCATCCCCTATGCCTACGGAATTCGCTCCATAGAGATCAGCGATCAGGCCATCGCCAACTTTCAAGTCGAGGTCTCGCATTGCGAAGCACGCATGCGCGATGGGTCGATCATCTCCATCGGTGGCAACGATCAGATGGACCGCGTCGACATTCGCCAGGGCCTCAAAGGCTTGCAAGACTTAAAAGAGGTCTTCCTGGAAAACGAAATCATCCGCGTCTATTTGGCCGTTCCCAGGATTAAGCAGGGGCACGAGAACACGGCACGTGACGCCCACGAGCCCAATACCCGCTACTACGAGTTTTCCCGTGAAGACGAGGAAGAGAACCGTGGCGGCAATCCTCAGGAAGTTTCCTACCGCGAACTGAACATTCGCATTCTACTTTCGACCGACGATCTTTCCGGATTCGAGTTGCTGCCGATCTGCCAGATCATTCGTAACGAATCGGACGGAACGCCTCGGATCGATCCGAACTATTGCCCACCCTGTCTGTCGGTCGATGCGTGGACGCCACTGGGCACCGGCATCGTTCGCCGGGTGTTCGACTTGATCGGCGAACGCATCGAGCGTTTCCGCAATGACATTCTGAATCAAAACATCACGTGGGATCCGCGCGAAATCGGCGACCTCGAGAAGATGATGAGGCTGCGTACGCTCAATGAAGCATACGGCGAGTTGCGTGTGCTTGCGTTCAGCGACGGCATTCATCCGCTTAAAGTTTATACGGCGCTGTGTCGTATCATCGGACAGCTGGCGATCTTCGACGACAAAGAACGCCGTATCGAAAGCATTCCGAAGTACGACCATGAAAACCTCGCCGACATCTTCCAGTGGGCTTACAAAGAGATCCGCCGCTTGAGCGAAGGTCGAATCGATGCCAGTTACGAGCATCGTTTCTTCTTGGGCAGCGGCCAGTCGATGCATGTGCAGTTGGACCCGAAATGGTTCGACCCCAGTTGGGAGTGGTACATCGGCTTCGAAGGGGTCAGCATCTCGAAGGAAGATACCTATCAGTTGGTCACCCAAGGTTTCCACTGGGTGTTTGGAAGTGGCGAGCAAGTCGAAACGTTGTTCCGCAACAACATGCCTGGCGTGCGGCTTCGCCCAGTCGCCCAGCCGCCGCGCGTGCTGCCGCAAGGGGGCAATTGGGTTTACTTCCAAGTCCAACGCCAGGGACCCCCGTGGGACGAAGTCCAACGCACGCAAACCATGGGATGGCGTTTCCAGGAAGAATACATTCACGATGTCAAAGAGCTGCAAGGCAAGAAACGCCTCGTGCTCAACATTCGCAATCAATTGATCGCGTTGCATGTGGCCGTCTTCGCGCTGCGGCATGGAGATCAGAAGAGGTAA
- a CDS encoding transposase — MPPAKIPSDQLYFHFVTYSCYKRRRILEFDDAKRIVLGSLTELLKTFDAMCQGFVLMPNHVHLVLWFPQPGTLGTALREWKRNTSFQIKVQMEKRDWAYRHQLASDDPIWQANFYSFEIYCREKLEEKLIYMHQNPVRAGLTSIPTDWKWSSARWYDEGRSVGIPIRIPEF; from the coding sequence ATGCCGCCAGCCAAGATTCCCAGTGATCAATTATATTTCCACTTCGTGACTTACAGCTGCTACAAGCGACGAAGAATTCTGGAATTTGACGATGCGAAACGTATCGTACTTGGTTCTCTGACGGAACTTCTAAAGACGTTTGATGCCATGTGCCAGGGCTTTGTGCTCATGCCGAATCATGTGCACTTAGTACTTTGGTTCCCACAGCCAGGAACTTTAGGAACGGCTTTGAGAGAATGGAAGCGGAACACCAGCTTTCAAATCAAAGTGCAAATGGAGAAGCGGGACTGGGCATACCGGCATCAGCTTGCGTCTGACGATCCCATCTGGCAAGCGAATTTCTACAGCTTCGAGATCTACTGTCGGGAGAAGCTGGAAGAGAAATTGATCTACATGCATCAGAACCCAGTTCGAGCTGGGCTGACGTCGATACCAACCGACTGGAAATGGAGTTCCGCTCGATGGTATGACGAGGGACGCAGCGTCGGTATTCCTATTCGCATCCCAGAGTTCTGA
- a CDS encoding N-formylglutamate amidohydrolase, protein MPTRCETVLLLTCEHGGNLIPKKFARRFAEHDQLLGTHRGWDLGALATAKHFAKQHAAKLFFSQTSRLLVDLNRSESNPALFSKLIAPPSEADRGEIVNTIYRPWRQEVLDWIHARISEGRFVHHISFHSFTPALNGEVRTAEIGLLYDPARHVERSFCHAWRDQLRQVLPAFRVRMNYPYRGTADGHTTYLRKQFTGDQYAGIELEVNQQLYQASPEDLRRLLCGLSDSLPQSLNLSGGPGL, encoded by the coding sequence ATGCCGACGCGCTGCGAGACCGTCTTGCTGTTAACTTGCGAGCATGGCGGCAACCTCATTCCGAAGAAGTTCGCCAGGCGTTTTGCCGAGCACGATCAACTGCTCGGTACGCATCGCGGGTGGGACTTGGGGGCTCTTGCCACGGCGAAGCATTTTGCCAAGCAGCACGCGGCGAAGTTATTCTTCAGTCAAACCTCGCGGCTACTGGTCGACTTGAACCGCTCGGAGTCGAACCCCGCGTTGTTCTCCAAGTTAATTGCCCCGCCCAGCGAAGCGGATCGAGGAGAAATCGTAAACACAATCTATCGGCCTTGGCGTCAGGAAGTGCTCGATTGGATCCATGCACGGATCAGCGAAGGGCGATTCGTGCATCACATTTCCTTTCACAGCTTTACCCCAGCGCTCAACGGCGAAGTCCGAACTGCCGAAATCGGTTTGCTTTACGATCCGGCTCGGCATGTCGAGAGAAGCTTCTGCCATGCGTGGCGCGATCAACTGCGGCAAGTCCTTCCCGCGTTTCGCGTTCGGATGAATTACCCGTATCGCGGAACGGCCGACGGCCACACGACTTACCTTCGCAAACAGTTCACCGGCGACCAATACGCAGGCATTGAACTCGAGGTAAATCAGCAGCTTTATCAAGCATCACCGGAAGATCTTCGGCGACTACTCTGTGGGCTGAGCGATTCGTTACCGCAATCGCTCAACTTATCGGGTGGTCCGGGTTTGTAA
- a CDS encoding glutamate-cysteine ligase family protein, whose product MLAESPESKRNAIPLFQAFGVEVEYMIVHESSLDVAPIADQLLRDEQGNPSEEVERDDIAWSNELALHVVELKTNGPVESLDGLAQRFQDNVHDINQQLSGIGARLMPSAMHPWMRPNVEMKLWPHGYNEVYEAFNVIFNCSGHGWANLQSCHLNLPFSNDEEFGRLHAAIRLLLPILPALTASSPVCERQITPHLDHRLETYRHNAMRIPQVAGVVIPENFFTEEDYRQHILEPIYQTMAPLDMAGVLRHEWVNSRGAIARFMRNTIEIRVMDVQEHPAADVAICQLVANVAKALTEETWSKFADQKKAETLRLRDIFLNVIDNADETMIIDPDYLHYFGWNQGICTAGDLWRSLAERFPLEQQPLADAMDVILNEGPLARRIVTALKGDVDQQLPIVYRHLCDCLQEGHSFRPSVLGA is encoded by the coding sequence ATGTTGGCTGAGTCTCCTGAATCGAAACGCAACGCTATTCCCTTGTTCCAGGCCTTCGGCGTGGAAGTGGAATACATGATCGTTCATGAAAGCTCGCTCGATGTCGCACCGATCGCCGATCAGTTGCTGCGCGACGAACAGGGCAACCCAAGCGAAGAAGTCGAGCGAGACGACATCGCCTGGTCGAATGAACTGGCGCTGCATGTCGTGGAGCTGAAAACCAACGGCCCTGTCGAAAGCCTCGACGGTTTGGCCCAGCGGTTTCAGGACAACGTCCACGATATCAACCAACAGCTGAGCGGCATCGGAGCTCGCCTGATGCCCAGCGCGATGCATCCCTGGATGCGGCCAAACGTCGAAATGAAGCTGTGGCCGCACGGATATAACGAGGTGTACGAAGCGTTCAATGTCATCTTCAACTGTAGCGGCCATGGCTGGGCCAATCTGCAAAGCTGCCACCTGAACTTGCCGTTCAGCAACGACGAAGAGTTCGGACGACTGCATGCCGCCATTCGGTTGCTGCTGCCGATCTTGCCGGCCCTGACCGCCAGCAGCCCTGTTTGCGAACGCCAGATCACACCTCACCTCGATCATCGTTTGGAAACCTATCGCCACAACGCGATGCGGATTCCCCAGGTCGCCGGAGTGGTGATCCCTGAAAACTTCTTCACTGAAGAGGACTACCGTCAGCACATCTTAGAACCGATCTACCAGACGATGGCTCCGCTCGATATGGCTGGCGTGCTACGGCACGAATGGGTCAACAGTCGCGGAGCAATCGCTCGGTTCATGCGTAATACGATCGAAATTCGCGTGATGGATGTTCAGGAACACCCTGCTGCCGACGTTGCCATCTGCCAGCTAGTCGCTAACGTGGCCAAAGCGTTGACTGAAGAAACCTGGTCGAAGTTTGCCGATCAGAAGAAAGCTGAAACGTTACGCTTGCGGGACATCTTCCTCAACGTCATCGACAACGCCGACGAGACAATGATTATCGATCCAGATTACCTGCACTACTTCGGCTGGAATCAAGGGATCTGCACCGCTGGTGACTTGTGGCGATCGCTGGCCGAACGTTTCCCGCTCGAGCAGCAGCCTCTTGCCGATGCGATGGACGTGATCCTGAACGAAGGTCCCTTGGCTCGGCGAATCGTCACCGCTTTGAAGGGGGACGTCGATCAGCAATTGCCGATCGTCTATCGTCATCTGTGCGATTGTTTGCAGGAAGGGCACTCGTTCCGCCCCAGCGTGTTGGGTGCTTAG
- a CDS encoding RimK family protein: protein MAVLIVTDQTDRWPSEDPAVTVVDPKAYITQPQFSEMRGAKVFNLCQTYRYQSVGYYVSLLAEARGHRPVPSVGAMQDWKTRSIIRLISEDLDDIVQKSLAPIKSNKFTLSVYFGKNMAKRYDALAWRLFNVFQAPLLRAKFMLEKDRWQLTSVGGISASDVPDAHWPFIVETALEHFSKRRSVAKVKKTRFDMAILRNTDDPEPPSDEVALQKFAKAAAQQGVSTEYISREDYGRLAEFDALFIRDTTAVNHYTYRFARRAAAEGLVVIDDPTSILLCTNKVYLAELLARHKIPVPKTVVVHRDNAETLATELGFPCVLKRPDSAFSRGVVKVKDPDELQQKLKEFFADSELIIAQEFLPTDFDWRIGIFDGQPLYACKYYMAKGHWQIIRHENATRGRYGKLETLPVELAPRKAVQVALKASNLIGDGLYGVDVKESDGKFFVIEVNDNPNINAGCEDAVLKDELYRRMVSTFVKRIEQKKAGVE, encoded by the coding sequence ATGGCCGTATTGATTGTGACCGACCAAACCGACCGCTGGCCCAGCGAAGATCCAGCGGTAACGGTGGTCGATCCGAAAGCTTATATCACCCAGCCGCAGTTCAGCGAAATGCGTGGGGCGAAGGTGTTTAACCTTTGTCAGACGTATCGTTATCAGAGCGTTGGCTACTACGTTTCGCTGCTGGCCGAGGCCCGCGGCCATCGTCCGGTGCCAAGCGTCGGAGCGATGCAGGACTGGAAGACACGCAGCATCATTCGACTGATCAGCGAAGACTTGGACGACATCGTGCAGAAGTCGCTCGCTCCGATCAAATCGAACAAGTTCACCCTCAGCGTTTATTTCGGCAAGAACATGGCCAAGCGGTACGACGCGCTGGCCTGGCGGCTGTTCAATGTCTTTCAAGCTCCGCTTCTGCGGGCCAAGTTCATGCTTGAAAAAGACCGTTGGCAGTTAACCAGCGTCGGCGGGATTTCCGCATCTGACGTGCCTGACGCTCACTGGCCATTTATCGTCGAAACGGCGCTCGAGCATTTTTCGAAGCGACGCAGCGTTGCCAAAGTCAAGAAGACACGCTTCGACATGGCAATCCTGCGTAACACTGACGATCCCGAACCTCCTTCGGACGAAGTCGCTTTGCAGAAGTTCGCCAAAGCGGCAGCTCAGCAGGGGGTGTCGACCGAGTATATTTCGCGGGAAGACTATGGCCGTCTGGCCGAGTTCGACGCACTGTTCATTCGCGACACGACGGCCGTGAATCACTATACGTATCGCTTCGCACGACGGGCAGCGGCGGAAGGTTTGGTGGTGATCGACGACCCGACATCGATCCTGCTTTGTACTAACAAAGTTTATTTGGCCGAACTGCTCGCCCGGCACAAGATTCCTGTCCCCAAGACGGTCGTCGTGCATCGCGACAATGCCGAAACGTTGGCCACCGAACTGGGCTTTCCTTGCGTGCTGAAACGTCCTGACAGTGCGTTCTCGCGCGGCGTGGTGAAAGTGAAGGATCCCGACGAGCTTCAGCAGAAACTGAAAGAGTTCTTCGCCGACTCCGAGCTGATCATCGCTCAAGAGTTCCTCCCGACCGACTTCGATTGGCGGATTGGTATCTTCGACGGTCAACCGTTGTACGCATGTAAGTACTACATGGCCAAGGGGCACTGGCAAATCATCCGCCACGAAAACGCAACGCGTGGACGTTACGGCAAACTGGAAACGTTGCCGGTCGAACTGGCTCCACGAAAAGCAGTTCAAGTGGCATTAAAGGCCTCGAACTTAATTGGCGACGGACTGTACGGCGTCGACGTTAAAGAGTCGGACGGCAAGTTCTTCGTCATCGAAGTGAACGACAATCCCAACATCAACGCCGGCTGTGAAGATGCCGTATTGAAAGACGAGCTATACCGCCGCATGGTCTCGACATTCGTGAAGCGAATCGAGCAAAAGAAAGCTGGCGTGGAATAG
- a CDS encoding C39 family peptidase, with protein MANPFDFEILPQPDDTTCGPTSLHAVYQYFGLNLDLHQLISEVPSLEQGGTLGVMLGIDALRRGFNATIFTYNLEVFDPIWFTRSYDLTERLEAQLTVKAEPKLHLASRAYVEFLALGGKIKMRDLSAMLISRYLHQSIPILTGLSSTYLYSGPREHGLKNTPDDVRGLPQGHFVVLYGMNENQDRVYVADPYLPNPLGEMHHYPVSFDRLVCSILLGILTYDSNLLVIEPKSEGPTKGTRKI; from the coding sequence ATGGCCAATCCGTTCGACTTCGAGATCCTGCCTCAGCCGGATGATACGACCTGTGGGCCAACGAGCCTGCACGCCGTTTACCAGTACTTTGGCTTAAACCTTGATCTCCACCAACTGATCTCGGAAGTGCCTAGCTTAGAGCAGGGGGGAACCCTCGGCGTGATGCTAGGTATCGATGCGCTGCGGCGCGGCTTCAACGCCACGATCTTCACGTACAACTTAGAGGTGTTCGATCCGATCTGGTTCACACGCAGCTACGATCTGACCGAGCGTCTGGAAGCCCAGCTGACCGTCAAAGCCGAGCCGAAGCTCCACTTGGCCAGCCGAGCCTACGTCGAGTTTCTGGCCCTGGGGGGAAAGATCAAGATGCGCGACCTCAGCGCGATGCTGATCAGTCGTTACTTGCATCAGTCGATCCCGATCTTAACGGGGCTCAGTTCCACGTATTTGTACAGCGGCCCACGCGAGCATGGCTTGAAGAACACGCCGGACGACGTGCGTGGGCTTCCGCAGGGGCATTTCGTCGTGCTGTATGGCATGAACGAAAACCAAGATCGCGTTTACGTAGCCGATCCCTACCTGCCCAATCCGCTCGGCGAGATGCATCACTACCCCGTCAGTTTTGATCGGCTGGTTTGTTCCATTCTGTTGGGCATTTTGACGTACGACTCGAACCTCTTGGTGATCGAACCGAAATCGGAGGGCCCCACCAAGGGTACGCGAAAGATCTGA
- a CDS encoding SUKH-4 family immunity protein yields the protein MLSAAEFRERWYAAEDAEPLKSFSAEALAGVHLPKAAKTFLKEAGLPESAAPFLDFRVPERGPLPSVAEDWHLEDAYRRYRVIGSNGSGDPICLDEAMDGAVVYLNHDARFQAIYMNATIFQLAESLLSYRQMIEETCERNGEDAYLDGDIPDEVKAWLRDELTRIDPHAMRPGSHWAIEVDNLEDLA from the coding sequence ATGTTGTCCGCCGCCGAATTCCGCGAACGCTGGTATGCTGCCGAGGATGCCGAGCCCTTAAAGTCATTTTCGGCTGAGGCACTCGCTGGTGTCCATCTTCCCAAAGCAGCCAAAACCTTCTTGAAAGAAGCGGGATTGCCGGAATCGGCGGCTCCATTTCTTGATTTTCGTGTCCCGGAACGAGGCCCGTTGCCAAGTGTCGCCGAGGATTGGCATTTGGAAGACGCCTATCGTCGATACCGCGTGATCGGTTCCAACGGATCAGGCGACCCTATTTGTTTGGACGAAGCGATGGATGGAGCCGTTGTCTATCTGAATCACGATGCCCGTTTTCAGGCCATTTACATGAATGCCACCATCTTCCAACTGGCCGAATCGCTGCTTTCGTATCGCCAGATGATTGAAGAGACCTGCGAGCGAAACGGCGAGGATGCGTATCTCGACGGTGATATCCCTGACGAAGTCAAAGCATGGCTCAGAGACGAGTTGACCCGGATCGATCCCCATGCAATGCGGCCGGGAAGCCATTGGGCGATTGAGGTAGACAACTTGGAAGATCTCGCTTGA
- a CDS encoding A24 family peptidase: MNQRNTRLTWLRYTIAIAVCLGLGALLAWPAFEMLWLSGTDEDFVSRQNRLDQIQWVQTILIAAFLYTWFFFFGATVGSFLNVVIWRMPRGETVVSRPSRCPFCSTQLKWNDNVPVFGWIMLGGRCRTCRLPISPRYPIIETVVGLIFLLLLQFEVLSGGGNLPGIEAIRLSHARAMLELQFPLLSIYVFHCYLFSLMVCWAMIAWDRSRMPLTLCVLGYGVGFLGPMIWPNLLPVRWGEFEAMNVVDAERMEVFLTLLCGAIAGSLWGIVLRKFVSRPESTDQSRRLGIPIMMVAAGLYFGWQATFAIAAMSVLMALVIWPPLKRIGRVDFAGGLELSILASSFLLVLTWNQWHQPFGWSDLATAAVLSGVTVVLGLLLTKLTWRPTIDLTRFQRPINAEQEESPDPQLLASTGTIAENIQ, encoded by the coding sequence ATGAACCAACGAAATACTCGCCTGACCTGGCTTCGCTATACGATTGCGATTGCCGTGTGCTTGGGGCTGGGGGCGCTATTGGCGTGGCCGGCGTTCGAGATGCTTTGGCTCTCCGGCACCGATGAAGACTTCGTCAGCCGGCAAAATCGTCTCGATCAAATTCAGTGGGTCCAGACGATTCTGATCGCCGCGTTTCTCTATACGTGGTTCTTTTTCTTCGGGGCAACCGTTGGCAGCTTCCTGAACGTTGTCATTTGGCGAATGCCGCGCGGAGAAACGGTGGTCTCTCGCCCTTCCCGCTGTCCCTTTTGCAGTACTCAGTTGAAGTGGAACGATAACGTCCCGGTCTTCGGTTGGATCATGCTTGGTGGCCGCTGCCGCACGTGCCGACTGCCGATTTCGCCCCGATACCCGATCATCGAAACGGTCGTGGGGCTGATTTTCCTGTTGCTTTTGCAGTTTGAAGTCTTAAGTGGCGGAGGCAACCTGCCAGGCATTGAAGCCATACGGCTTTCCCATGCCAGGGCGATGCTGGAATTGCAGTTTCCGCTGCTTTCCATCTACGTGTTTCACTGTTACCTGTTCAGCCTGATGGTTTGCTGGGCCATGATTGCGTGGGACCGCTCGCGCATGCCACTGACGCTTTGCGTGTTGGGCTACGGCGTAGGCTTCCTGGGACCGATGATCTGGCCGAATCTTTTGCCGGTTCGCTGGGGCGAATTCGAGGCCATGAATGTTGTCGATGCCGAGCGCATGGAAGTCTTCCTGACGCTACTCTGCGGAGCGATCGCTGGTAGCTTATGGGGAATCGTGCTGCGAAAGTTCGTCTCGCGGCCAGAATCGACCGACCAATCACGCCGACTGGGAATACCGATCATGATGGTTGCCGCGGGGCTGTACTTCGGCTGGCAAGCAACGTTTGCGATTGCCGCGATGTCGGTACTCATGGCCCTGGTGATTTGGCCTCCCCTCAAACGGATCGGCCGCGTCGATTTCGCCGGGGGCTTGGAACTGTCGATCTTGGCGAGTAGTTTTTTGCTGGTTTTGACTTGGAATCAGTGGCATCAGCCGTTTGGCTGGAGCGATTTGGCTACGGCAGCCGTTCTGAGCGGAGTTACCGTCGTGCTGGGCCTACTGCTGACGAAGCTGACCTGGCGGCCGACAATCGACCTGACGCGATTTCAACGGCCGATCAATGCCGAGCAGGAAGAATCGCCCGATCCGCAACTGCTTGCCTCGACCGGCACAATCGCTGAGAATATTCAGTAG
- a CDS encoding 6-carboxytetrahydropterin synthase has protein sequence MSLTIMRRIKFCAGHRLYKHGGKCEFFHGHNYVADFHVSGDEVDDVGRVIDFAELKRLFKGWIDEHWDHAFILNENDDNGIQALKQVVPCKMYILPTNPTAESMATYLLEKVCPKLLKGTGVTCSKVAIWETEDSFAEASIDTAGNVQTVAELSEPMIS, from the coding sequence ATGAGCCTGACCATTATGCGGCGTATTAAGTTTTGCGCCGGGCACCGACTTTACAAACATGGCGGAAAGTGTGAGTTCTTCCATGGCCACAACTACGTTGCGGACTTCCACGTCAGCGGAGACGAGGTAGACGACGTCGGCCGCGTGATCGATTTCGCCGAGCTGAAACGCCTGTTCAAAGGCTGGATCGACGAGCACTGGGATCATGCATTCATATTGAACGAGAACGACGACAACGGCATTCAAGCGTTGAAACAAGTCGTTCCGTGCAAGATGTACATCCTGCCGACCAACCCGACCGCTGAAAGCATGGCGACCTACCTCTTGGAAAAGGTTTGCCCCAAGCTGCTCAAAGGAACCGGCGTGACTTGCAGCAAAGTCGCCATCTGGGAAACCGAAGACAGTTTCGCCGAAGCCAGCATCGACACGGCCGGCAATGTGCAAACGGTCGCTGAACTTTCCGAACCGATGATTTCGTAA
- the mog gene encoding molybdopterin adenylyltransferase → MTNNLAKIGIVTVSDRASSGEYEDRGGPAIREYLDEVMTSPWEGVAKVIPDERDVLAQTLIGLSDDVGCCLIITTGGTGPSKRDLTPDVTEQVCDRMMPGFGELMRKVSLEKVPTAILSRQTAGLRGGSLIINLPGQPKAIGECLDAVFPAIPYCIDLMEGPYLETNPERIQAFRPKKK, encoded by the coding sequence ATGACCAACAACTTAGCTAAGATCGGAATTGTTACTGTCTCAGACCGAGCCTCCAGCGGCGAGTATGAAGACCGCGGAGGTCCGGCCATTCGTGAGTACCTGGATGAAGTGATGACTTCGCCGTGGGAAGGGGTCGCCAAAGTAATTCCGGACGAACGCGATGTTTTGGCTCAAACGCTGATTGGTCTTTCGGATGACGTCGGCTGCTGCTTGATTATCACGACCGGCGGTACGGGACCCTCCAAGCGTGACCTAACGCCTGACGTGACCGAGCAGGTTTGCGACCGCATGATGCCAGGCTTCGGCGAACTGATGCGGAAGGTGAGCCTTGAAAAAGTCCCGACGGCGATCCTTTCTCGCCAAACGGCCGGACTGCGTGGGGGCTCGCTGATTATTAACTTGCCAGGGCAACCGAAAGCGATCGGGGAATGCCTTGACGCGGTCTTCCCCGCGATTCCTTACTGCATCGACTTGATGGAGGGGCCGTACCTGGAAACCAACCCAGAGCGGATCCAAGCATTTCGCCCAAAAAAGAAATAG